The nucleotide sequence GACGTCTCCACAGCCAACAACTTGCTATTGCAGGAGCTCACCTGCTGGGGAGGCAAACCCCCTGCGGCTGGGGAGGGGAAATAGGGCCTATCCCCTGGGGCACTGGCTCCTGGTAGCCCCCGGGCAGGGCACTGCCTGGCTCAGGAGGGTGGGGAATGGGATTATACTGGTACTAAACCTTTGGCTCACTAATTAAGGCGTCTCTTCCTCCGTGACATCCGGCCACAGCCAGTTCCACAGGCTAAGGACTCGCTCTGGAGCGCATCTGCTCCCCTCGACCGCAGCCACTGGGCGCCCCACCCTGTATCTACTCTCACAGCCCGGCTTGGGAGGAGTGGCAGGGCAATTATCCCTCTTGCAccaccagggaaactgaggcaccaagcaaCTGTGACTTGGCCCAGGTCACAGGGAgtctggcagagccaggaactggttCCAGGCCTCCGACCACAGGGATACGCTTCCTCTCCAGGTGCAGGGCTGCCGCCGGTATGATTGATCACTGAGTTATAATGAAGCTGGGGGACTCTGCTGGCTGCGGAGCTCCCCCATCACTTGGGGGTGGTGTTGCAGAGGGTACCTAGGGCTCAGGGGAAAGGCCCCGTGTCCTACTCCCCACCCTGCAGGCCACTCACCACTGGTGGGGCTGATGTTCTCCTCCAGGGGGCAGagggcatggagctctgccacCAGCCAGACGCAGAGTGCGGTGAACtcggggctctgcaccccagcctcgGCCAGCTGGAGAAAGGTCTCCTTGGAAAGCGGTCCCAGGCACCTGGGCGCACGGAGCCCAGATCAGAGCCTCCCCCGCAGACACGGCAGCTGAGCCCAGATCCAGCCCTAGTGCCCCCACGGCCCCCGCGTGCCTCGGCCTCAGCACGTCACCTatcccccccactgcacctgccTCTCCGCTCCGTCCTGCCCCACCTCAgaccccagcaccctgctccccccaccctccctctggGCTGCTCCAGTGCTTCCCAGACTCCCACTGCCACAACCCtgcagccttgccctgcccccgcccgcaTAGCCCTAGCCCtccccccctctctctctttctttctctccacccacaaccctgccccctgccccctcccccatccccacagccctcccctcccctcccccacaaccctgcagccctgccccgcccccgtagccctaaccctcccccccccacaaccctgcaGCGCTGCTCCGCCCCCACAgccctcgccctgcccctcccccaaaccctaaccctctcTCACAAccctgcagccccgcccccgTAGCCCtaaccctcccccacaaccctgcagccttgccctgcccccgcccgcaTAGCCctagccctcccccttcccccccctctctctctctccctccctccacccacaaccctgccccctcccccacaaccctgcagccctacccctacccctaccccaaccccaaccccaaccccacccctacccctaccccgcCCAGCTGCGCTCCATGGCCCGCGTCGGCTCAGACCCGAGCGAGATCTCAGCTTCCGGCCTGCACAGAtaagccccgccccctctgcctcccgaTTGGCTTGTGTCGTCGTGGGCGGGACCCGCGGGCTAAACGCTGATTGGCTGAAGGTAGAACACCCCCCTCCCGGCCGATCGGAGCCTTGCTCTTCCCTATGCTCCGCCCGCCAGTCACTCCCTCGTCCAATCAGAACTTCCCTTTCAATATCACCCAGGGCCCAGCCAATTAGAATCTCCTCTACCCACATAACCCGCTtgacagccaatcagagcctcCCTTTCAATATCACCCAGTTCCCAGCCAATCAGAGACACCTCATCCCATATAACTCGCCTCCCACCCAATCAGATCCCTTCCACCCCCATATAACCCCCCAACTAATCAGAGCCTCTTCCTCCCATATAACCCACctcccagccaatcagagcctcTTTCAACCAGTCTTCCCTTCCCCTACCACCAGCACCCTGGACAAGCCAAAGCCTCGTCCTCCTCCACGGGGAGCAGATGCTGCTGGTTTTgtgccagccccccagctcctacCCCCTTGGCACCACAATCTACTCCCCACATTGGGCCCCACTCCAGGGACAGCCGCATGTCTGCCCGGCGCTGACCTACCTGCCACGCCAGCGCCAGCGCCAGCACCATGTCCGCagccctggtgggcaggagggtgggtgttTTCCCAAGCTAACGGGCATGATttaacaccccaccaccaccaccaccttctcccAACAGGCACGCTAGGTTTGGGATTGTTGCCTGGCTCCCAAGCCAGCCAGGTGGCCTTTGGGCAGGGTACAGCAGCTTCTTCCCACCACCAGGGGCCTTCCTGTGCGCACGGCAGCTGGCGTTTCAGGAGAGCGTTGTGACTGTCGGAAGAGGACTAGAGGAACACCACCAGGTAGCAGCAGTGTTGGCAAAGCACAGCCCTCAATGCCCCAGCTCTTTGAAttccttctccctgctcctctctaGTGCCTGTCAGCTGGGGTATGTTTCCAGTACTGTACAGTACTGtctccagatctgcagaagtgggtctgccccaccaaagctcatcacctaataaattattctgttagtctttaaacaaGCTACACGACTGCTGCTCTGTGTTCTTaggatacacactaacacagccacctctctacTACTGTCAGCTGGAGAGCACTTTACGAAGAGGGTggttttatccccattttatagagggACAATCTGAGGCACAGCAAGGCTTTCCCAAGCTTATGCAGCAGGCCAGCTGCAGAACTGGGAACAGAGCCTAGGATTCTTGATGTCTGTTGCTCTACCTGCTAAGAAGAGAGGAATTGGCTACAGGCAAAAATTAGCAGGACATTCTCCCACGCAGAGATGTGTGGAACTCAGTATTTCCACGTGGTGGGAAATtttgagattttctttttttctttttgagattAACTTTTCCCATGTTACAAAAATGAACTTTTCCACAAAGCTCTGAGGGAAAAAATGGTGATTTTCCTTTGGccctttttaatttccttttgaaatggcaattttttcatttcaagatttttttttaagataataaAAAAGGAGAGACCTCCATTCCACCCGGccgggtccctggggctgcaccTGCTAGCAGAGCTCCGTGCCCCAGccaactcctgctgccagggTTCCAGTGGCACTAGCTGGATCCCTGGAGCTGGAGCTACCGGTGGGTTGATGTCCACGCcctggctggctcctggccccagagctgccaatGGAGGTCTGCACTCCTGCTGGCTCctgcctctggggctgctggcgtTCCCCCAGTTCTAGCCAGGTCCCCTgggctgaagctgctggcagagcaCTGCACCCTATCTGGCTCCTATCCCTGAAGTTGCCAGCGTTTCCCCGAGTCCTGACCGGGTCcccagtgctggagctgctggtggggccccATGGATCTGGAACTGCCAGTGAGCTCCCAGCTTGGTAACCTCCACAAAGGGACAGGCCCTGCTAATATTATGTCACAATGAAggccctttgttttcagttttttaaCCAACAAATCACCAGATTTCACAAAATCTATTTGTACTGATTTTCACCCAAAGTTTGGACCATTCAAGTACATGAAAATGTGGATGCTAAGTAATCCAACCCATGACATTCAGCCGACGTACTGACGTTAAAAGCCAACCAGCTGAAGCATACGTGCAAGGCAGTCTGGCAAAGTAAGGTGGTGTAGCGTAGTGGAAGTTATGCCCCCGCTGCATGGGCGTGTGTATTTACCGGTCACGTACAGTTCATGAAATAAATCACAGTATTAAACTGCTTTGACTTTCAAGACTCCCCTCTGTTGCTTTTTCCTCGTCCTCTATCTCCCATATTCACTCTGAGATTTACCCTGTTTAACTTCTGAAATGAACACCTACAAAATCTGagaaaattttaaacaaaattacaAACCGAAAACAAAGGGGATTCATCATAATATGCAATCTCCTTCTGCCAGGTCCTAATAATTTTCTGATCATCATCTATGACAACAGCTAAAATATTCTATTATTTGGATTTTACTTTACTTTAAACAGTATTAACAGCAGCTGGAATTTAGCCTTGCTTGAAACATCATTTCTCCTCTTGTAAAGCAAACTCTCTCTTGTTGGGATTGCAATAAAACAACCAGACATTTTGGGCTCCCTGGGACCAGGCATATTTCAAGTTTTGAACTAGGCAGCTATTTGCACCTCTAAATGCCTAAATATCTGTGCCAATCCATCTGGTGTTACTTGATCATAATGATTGCTTTCCCACCCCATCCACCTAGAAAGCTCAAACTAGTGCCTCCGAACCCCACCACAGATGGAAATTAAAGAATCACTTTTGCTAAGATTTAATATACAACATACACTTTTAAATAGAACATTCTCCTTTGACTCCAGGTGccccctttttaatttttttaaatacacagaaATTACAATATTGAATATACAAATCTGATAAAATACTTAAACAAGGAAAAAAGTTAGATTGGCAACCACAAAAAATTAttattcttattttatattaactTTTTatctttgtttggtttttttttctctccgcTCCTctccatggtttttttttaatataaaatagcACTAATGGAATCTCATTCCAGCAGTAATATACAAGACCTGGTCTCTCCCACTTCCTGTGTTTTGGTAAGACTCACTCCTGTCTCAGCCTCGTGGTTCTCAGGGGTGGGACATTAGCACACACACAGCCTTGCCTGGTTTATACAGTGATGATTTGTCTTGGTTTGGTTTTTGGGAAGATTTTGAAAAGAGAACCAGGGTGCAGAAATGGGAATAGGACCCACTGTGCTACTGAACACTCTCAAATCCGCCGGGTCGGGCTCTAATCTCCTTTACATGGGGGTAAAACTGAGGTCACTCTATGGGGTCTCGTGGACTGTCAGATCAAAACCAGTTTCTTTCATCCTCCTCTCCAAAAGAGGCCAGGAAAGGGCTGAGAAAGAGGTGCCCCTTCGTGGGTAATTCCAGCATAGCCGCCTAGAAGTCAGTTTGCCTCTGACTGTGGCCCTGTCTCATGAGGGTTTACAGCCCTGCCAAAGCTCTTGCTTGTTTTAGGGAATCTGTAACAGTCTCACTCAGGTTCAGTTACCTGTGTAAACACCCACTCCCTTTCTGGAAGGATGTGAAACTATTGGCTTCAAAGGAGAACTTGCAGCATTGGGTAAAAATAAATAAGTTCATGTATCAGCTTTAAGGCTGggaattttcaaaggcactgatGGGGTTTAAGTGCCAGGTTCCCACCATATCAGGCAAGCTGGACCCTTAGTAATAGCCCACCTCCAAATTGCTGAATTTCTGTGGTGTTGCTCCaggtttacaccagtgtaaagagATCAGCCACACCTTTCTTGTAGTTACCCCATTAAGCCGGTTACTCCCGATTTACTCTCGTGTAACACCATTGCTTCAACTCAAGATACTCCTGATTCACACTGGTGTAACTTCAGTGATCTAAAGCAATGTAATGACCTTGCTTTAAAGCAAGTTACTCCTGATTCACACCAGTGTAGCCTTATTGATACAAAGagaattattcccattttacacctAGGTTACTCAATGATCTAAAGCAGTGAAACTCCATTGAATCAAACAGTATTACTCCCAATTTACATCATCAGACACCACGTCCTTTCCCCCACTGTAGTGCTACTGATCTAAACAGTCACTGCTGATTTACAGTGGTGCAACGCCATTGATCCAGATATTCCTGACTTACACCACTGTAATGCCATGGCTCTCACTTACTGTGATCTCAGCGAGTGCGACTCCTGATTTAAGTCATCAGAATCTGAgccagcagtgggagggggacaaccctccccacacccccaattAGCTGTCCGACCTAGGGTGGAAATAGAGCTTGCTGCAAGCCCACCCACAACCCAAAGCTCCACCCAGCACCCCAGAGTCAGCTTTGTAAAAGCAAAACCTGATCAGGAGCTGCCCTCCGCCAGAGGTTCCTGGCGTCACGTCATGCCTGAAAATTAGCAGGGGGGAGGTAGTTGTGCCCAGTGGGAAGGCTgacacctccccccactcccccactggGAGGCGGGCTGAGCCCCAACCTCACGTCACAGGAGTCCCCGGACAGTCAGCATGGGGCACAAGGGGAGTCATGACTCCTCAAGCTGGGGTAACCCTGAGGGTCCCACTGATTTTTGTGCCTACGTGTATTTTGCTTCCCCTCTCTGCTAATTGTGAGATCAAAGTGCCCGTTTGCCCCACGCCCCAGATCTGGCGAGATCACACTCCCTCTTCCACCCCATGTGGGTCCCAGAGCAGGGACCACACCCTGATCCATTGACCTCGTAATCTTATGTGCCACCCTTCTCCCATGCCCCTGGAACTCTGAGCACACCGAACACCTGCAGGGGAGCCCCAGTATTCCAGCCCGGGACCCAGAAATAAACCCCGGGAActgcactgggggcgggggtgggaagaAAAATTAGAGCGATGCTGCAGCTTGTGTACCCTGTACATCGAACCCTGTCTGCCTGGCACCCTCGGAAAAGGGACGCCCCGGGATTGTGTGGCTATAAAGCTGCAGTGCCTCAGACTGTGctccagtgggggaggggaatcccACTGCGGGCAGTTCCACAAGTGAGTGAGCCTGCAGTGTGCTGTATAATACAGCGGGGgaggggtttttggtttttgttttaaataagggCATTTTCCAGCACAAATTAGCTTTTCTCGCTCTCTTGTCTCCCTCCTGCAAACAAAGTAACGACCCGTGTATCCATCTGTACCGGATATTTTCTTCCCTTCCATTGGGCCATTAATCCCTTCCTCAGCATCTAAAACAACCCCCTGCAGACCCGCCAGGCGGCGTAAGGAAAGGAGGGGGTTAACCGGTCTATTAGTCCCCCCTCCACCCACATGTGGTCCCAGACAGATTGGGCAAAGGAGAGGTTCCGTTGTCTCTGTCCCCCACATAGCTAGGAGGAAGAGCAGGGGTAGAGCCGTCCCCTGTGACCCTCTGCCCATCGTTCGTTCGTTTTCtctttcttgtttccttttcggttcattttttttttctttacgtATAAAAAAGGATCCAAAATATTGAAatttcaaagggggaaaaaaaaaaaagactgaaactCACCAGCCACGCCTGACGCTCGGAATAAAACCGCCTAGGCCTCTCCCCTCTGGACAGGGAACACAGGGGGTGGGGCCTGCAAGGGGGGGAATCGGCCCCCCGCCACAGCTCAAGACTCCACCTTCACCTCCTTGCCTctcttccccccagccagccaagaaGCGCGCCGGCCGCTGGCCACCTCACCGCACGGCCTTGTGCTTCCCACCGCAGCAGCCGCAGTGCTCCCCGCACCAGTGGCAGGCCCGGAGGGGCAGGTAGCAGCACATGCAGGGCACGACGAGGGAGAGCGCCACCAGCGCCAGCCAGCGGATGCAGAAGTGTGGGTGTCCCAGGTCGCAGGAGCAAGGGTCCGAGTACTCGCCCTCCGAGTCCGACATGCAGTGGTAGAGCAGGCTCTCCGCGCACCACATGCAGGAGAGCTGGTAGACGCAGCGCCCGATGGGGTCCGGCGCGTCCTGGCACTGGCCCCGCCCGTTCTCCTCGTTGTTAAAGACGTCCCGGCAATAGACACAGCGGGAGGGGACAGGGTCCTCCTCTGCCGCCACCCCGCCGCCCGCCCCTGGCTCCTTGGCGGGCTTCggcttggggggcgagggcatgGCGTGGATCCGGCACGATGGGGAGCCCTTGGGGTCCCGGAGGCGTCCCtcaccgccgccgccgcctccccccgCCGCTGGGAAGCGGCGCTCCTTGCCGCCCTTCTCGAAGTGCACGCACACGGCCAGCTTGTCGGGGTCGGCTTCCCGCCGCTGCACCGCCGCCCGCCGGTAGTCCTCGTAGCCTTTGCTTACCCACAGCTCCTTGCAGGGGTTGATGCTCTCCAGCTCTTCCTCGTCGTGCAGGGGCaggtgctgcaggggctggggctgcacctgggCCAGAGGAGACAGAGGGACAGGCTGCAGCCTTCTTCCGCCGCCGCTGTGCTAGCCTGCAGGACGTGCTGCAGCGGGACAGCAGGTGGCGGGGAAGGGAAGGACCAAGTGTGGAGCCAGCATTACAGGGCTCCGGGGGGCAGAATCCAGAGTCCTGTCCCCTGGCCTCCCCCACCAGATCCCACAACGCTCCAACCACTAGCAACAGAACCCCGTGGCTCCCTGCTGTA is from Carettochelys insculpta isolate YL-2023 chromosome 22, ASM3395843v1, whole genome shotgun sequence and encodes:
- the SPRED3 gene encoding sprouty-related, EVH1 domain-containing protein 3 translates to MLRVRAVVMSRDDSSGGWVPMGGGGLSHVMIDKVRRPEEGGRRHQYLICGERLRDQTTILECVLRKDLVYNKVNPIFHHWKVGDSKFGLTFQSPADAAAFERSVQAALEDIAQGSLSSSSSSSSSHEDADGTDDAGVMHTDSESSSNSRKEMLPKHITIVTSESSSSCYIRSPASEEFAFSTAQGSTPTSQGGQVQPQPLQHLPLHDEEELESINPCKELWVSKGYEDYRRAAVQRREADPDKLAVCVHFEKGGKERRFPAAGGGGGGGEGRLRDPKGSPSCRIHAMPSPPKPKPAKEPGAGGGVAAEEDPVPSRCVYCRDVFNNEENGRGQCQDAPDPIGRCVYQLSCMWCAESLLYHCMSDSEGEYSDPCSCDLGHPHFCIRWLALVALSLVVPCMCCYLPLRACHWCGEHCGCCGGKHKAVR